A window from Microbacterium ginsengiterrae encodes these proteins:
- a CDS encoding methionine ABC transporter permease: protein MDRLIDLQGDFWDAALETLYMTAYALALGGILGLVIGVATYATRGGGVLPSKPVYVLVNLLINFFRPIPFVIFLAVLQPFTRAVIGTGIGITAGAFAIGIAASFAIGRIVEQHLVSVPPGVIEAARAMGAGPWRILLTVVIPEALGPLILGYTFIVVAIIDMTAMAGLIGGGGLGAFAQIYGFRQFEPVVMWAAIVLIVVFVHIVQVLGTWIARRVMRR from the coding sequence ATGGATCGTCTCATCGACCTGCAGGGCGACTTCTGGGACGCCGCGCTCGAGACGCTGTACATGACGGCGTACGCGCTGGCGCTCGGCGGCATCCTCGGCCTCGTCATCGGCGTCGCCACGTACGCGACCCGCGGAGGGGGAGTGCTGCCCAGCAAGCCCGTGTACGTCCTGGTCAACCTGCTGATCAACTTCTTCCGCCCGATCCCGTTCGTCATCTTCCTCGCGGTGCTGCAGCCGTTCACCCGAGCGGTCATCGGCACCGGCATCGGCATCACCGCCGGCGCCTTCGCGATCGGGATCGCCGCCTCCTTCGCCATCGGACGCATCGTCGAGCAGCACCTCGTCTCCGTGCCGCCCGGTGTCATTGAAGCGGCGCGCGCGATGGGCGCAGGGCCCTGGCGGATCCTGCTCACCGTCGTGATCCCTGAAGCCCTCGGCCCCCTCATCCTCGGCTACACCTTCATCGTCGTCGCGATCATCGACATGACGGCCATGGCCGGTCTCATCGGCGGCGGCGGACTGGGTGCCTTCGCGCAGATCTACGGCTTCCGGCAGTTCGAACCGGTGGTCATGTGGGCCGCGATCGTGCTGATCGTCGTGTTCGTCCACATCGTCCAGGTACTCGGCACGTGGATCGCGCGTCGCGTCATGCGGCGCTGA
- a CDS encoding pseudouridine synthase, whose amino-acid sequence MRSPLPVRDGVGATRLHLPRTGPWPTVSDYMVERFFHLDAEQLRSRFDRGEIVAFDGSALSRHTPLGAEEFIWYYREPPVELEIPFQVEVLHQDDDLVVVDKPHFLPTTPAGKYVQNSALVRLRRLLDNPDLAPVHRLDRATAGLLMFSARPQTRGAYQMLFQQRTIEKVYEAVSAKPAGWTDPFPLTVRLHIEKLRAQVCVDVDHDREPNSETLIELLSEDDHVIHTLLHPHTGKMHQLRVHLASIGAGILHDNLYPVLTDERPDDHDRPLQLLARELRFVDPISGKPREFVTRRSLQYAPR is encoded by the coding sequence ATGCGTTCCCCGCTCCCCGTCCGCGACGGCGTCGGAGCCACCCGCCTCCATCTGCCGCGTACCGGCCCATGGCCCACGGTGAGCGACTACATGGTCGAGCGGTTCTTCCATCTCGACGCGGAGCAGCTGCGATCCCGTTTCGACCGGGGCGAGATCGTCGCCTTCGACGGCTCAGCGCTCAGCCGTCACACCCCGCTGGGCGCCGAGGAGTTCATCTGGTACTACCGGGAGCCGCCGGTCGAGCTGGAGATCCCGTTCCAGGTGGAGGTGCTGCATCAGGACGACGACCTCGTCGTCGTGGACAAGCCGCACTTCCTGCCGACCACCCCGGCAGGCAAGTACGTGCAGAACTCCGCGCTCGTGCGACTGCGCCGCCTTCTCGACAACCCTGATCTCGCCCCGGTGCACCGCTTGGACCGCGCGACCGCGGGCCTGCTGATGTTCTCGGCGCGCCCGCAGACCAGGGGTGCGTACCAGATGCTCTTCCAGCAGCGGACGATCGAGAAGGTGTACGAGGCCGTCTCCGCGAAGCCGGCCGGATGGACCGATCCGTTCCCTCTGACGGTGCGGCTGCACATCGAGAAGCTCCGCGCTCAGGTCTGCGTCGACGTCGACCACGACCGCGAGCCCAATTCCGAGACTCTGATCGAGCTGCTGTCAGAGGACGATCACGTCATCCACACGCTGCTGCACCCGCACACCGGGAAGATGCATCAGCTGCGGGTGCATCTCGCCTCGATCGGCGCCGGCATCCTGCACGACAACCTCTACCCGGTGCTCACCGATGAGCGGCCGGACGACCACGACCGACCCCTGCAGCTGCTCGCGCGAGAGCTGCGCTTCGTGGATCCGATCTCCGGGAAGCCGAGGGAGTTCGTCACCCGACGCTCCCTGCAGTACGCTCCCCGGTGA
- a CDS encoding methionine ABC transporter ATP-binding protein, translating into MSIVTLENVSKAYSPPRRDAQPIVAVDDVTLRVDKGDVFGIIGYSGAGKSTLVRLINALEPATGGTITVDGTDITALGERDLRRVRGGIGMIFQQFNLFASKSVKANIAYPLKLAGWSKPDIEARVAELLAFVGLADKARAYPEQLSGGQKQRVGIARALATRPAILLADEATSALDPQTTHEVLDLLKRVNEEQGVTIIIITHEMDVIQTIATKVAVMDSGRVIEQGDVFEVFSDPQHPASQRFVGTVIKGIPSPAERAVLQERHHGRIVTFSFRDGDSSQAQVFLDLATAGLEFELIYGGINDIRGRAFGHLTLAIRGADAAIDAALTKIRAHATVTDISAEEGTR; encoded by the coding sequence ATGTCGATCGTGACCCTCGAGAACGTCTCCAAGGCGTACTCGCCGCCCCGCCGTGACGCCCAGCCGATCGTCGCCGTCGACGATGTGACACTGCGCGTCGACAAGGGCGACGTGTTCGGCATCATCGGCTACTCGGGAGCCGGCAAGTCGACGCTCGTGCGGCTCATCAACGCACTCGAGCCCGCCACCGGCGGCACGATCACCGTCGACGGCACGGACATCACCGCACTCGGCGAGCGGGATCTGCGACGCGTGCGCGGCGGTATCGGGATGATCTTCCAGCAGTTCAACCTGTTCGCATCGAAGTCCGTCAAGGCGAACATCGCCTACCCGCTCAAGCTCGCCGGCTGGTCGAAGCCGGACATCGAGGCGCGGGTGGCGGAGCTGCTCGCCTTCGTCGGACTGGCGGACAAGGCGCGCGCCTACCCCGAGCAACTCTCCGGTGGCCAGAAGCAGCGGGTGGGCATCGCCAGAGCGCTCGCCACGCGTCCGGCCATCCTCCTCGCGGACGAGGCCACCAGCGCCCTCGACCCGCAGACGACGCACGAGGTGCTCGATCTGCTCAAGCGGGTGAACGAGGAGCAGGGAGTGACGATCATCATCATCACGCACGAGATGGACGTCATCCAGACCATCGCCACGAAGGTCGCCGTCATGGACTCAGGGCGGGTCATCGAACAGGGCGACGTCTTCGAGGTGTTCTCCGATCCGCAGCATCCCGCCTCGCAGCGCTTCGTCGGAACCGTCATCAAGGGGATCCCGTCCCCGGCCGAACGCGCGGTGCTGCAGGAACGGCACCACGGGCGCATCGTGACCTTCTCGTTCCGCGACGGCGACTCCTCGCAGGCGCAGGTCTTCCTCGACCTCGCCACGGCGGGACTGGAGTTCGAGCTGATCTACGGCGGCATCAACGACATCCGCGGCCGTGCCTTCGGTCACCTCACCCTCGCGATCCGCGGCGCGGATGCCGCGATCGACGCCGCCCTGACGAAGATCAGGGCGCACGCGACAGTCACCGACATCTCGGCCGAGGAAGGGACCCGCTGA
- a CDS encoding L,D-transpeptidase family protein — MTDEAGQARRPGVRAWILIAAIPVLVVALIVLFALWPRADAASTAGRTAPVSAIERPTPTPTPTPTPTGFPADTRDHDAAALPQADVFAVLPALPVDEDPDEAFTGHTARAASDVIPVWADPLADPVASLPRDYRFGGTTVPVVEMQDHWVRVLLTGRQGVASAGNPAQLSGWLRTSDVDLATTDTIVEVSLSARTIDIVRSGVPERIATDFGSGTEQTPTPTGRSFIHLSEVTSFDYTRGLPVVYLSVQSPALDGFGGQDVAITAFHYHDERSGTISNGCIRLDEAAITKLAELPQGTGVVIRP; from the coding sequence GTGACCGATGAGGCCGGCCAGGCGCGCAGGCCGGGTGTGCGCGCGTGGATCCTCATCGCGGCCATCCCCGTCCTCGTCGTCGCTCTCATCGTCCTCTTCGCCCTCTGGCCGCGGGCGGATGCCGCATCCACGGCGGGGCGGACGGCTCCGGTGTCCGCCATCGAGCGTCCGACCCCGACCCCGACACCCACCCCCACTCCGACCGGGTTCCCCGCCGACACCCGGGACCACGACGCCGCGGCCCTGCCGCAGGCGGACGTCTTCGCGGTCCTGCCGGCCCTTCCCGTCGACGAAGACCCCGACGAGGCGTTCACCGGCCACACCGCACGTGCCGCCTCCGACGTCATCCCCGTCTGGGCGGATCCGCTCGCCGACCCTGTCGCGTCGCTCCCTCGGGACTACCGCTTCGGGGGCACGACGGTCCCGGTGGTGGAGATGCAGGACCACTGGGTGCGGGTCCTGCTCACCGGGCGCCAGGGCGTCGCATCCGCGGGGAACCCTGCCCAGCTCTCCGGGTGGCTGCGCACATCCGACGTCGACCTCGCCACGACCGACACGATCGTCGAGGTGAGCCTGTCGGCCCGGACCATCGACATCGTCCGCAGCGGCGTCCCCGAGCGGATCGCGACCGACTTCGGCTCCGGCACCGAACAGACCCCGACGCCGACAGGGCGGTCGTTCATCCACCTCTCGGAGGTCACGTCGTTCGACTACACGCGCGGACTCCCCGTGGTGTACCTCTCCGTGCAGTCGCCGGCGCTGGACGGCTTCGGCGGACAGGACGTCGCCATCACCGCCTTCCACTACCACGACGAACGATCCGGGACGATCTCGAACGGATGCATCCGCCTCGACGAGGCCGCGATCACGAAGCTCGCCGAGCTGCCACAGGGCACAGGCGTCGTCATCCGCCCCTGA
- a CDS encoding MarR family winged helix-turn-helix transcriptional regulator, with the protein MSQADEVDRIVGAWNTQRPDLDFSPLEVLSRMDRLSRHLDRARRDVFRRSDIESWEWDVLSALRRAGAPFQLSPKQLLQQTLVSSGTMTNRIDRLVSRGFVRREADPGDRRSVLVTLTDDGRVRVDAAITRLVDIEAELLRALSRADRERLAALLRKLSLSFDS; encoded by the coding sequence ATGAGCCAAGCGGATGAGGTCGACCGGATCGTCGGGGCGTGGAACACCCAGCGACCGGATCTGGACTTCTCGCCTCTCGAGGTCCTCTCCCGGATGGACCGCCTCTCCCGTCACCTCGACCGTGCGCGGCGCGACGTGTTCCGCCGCAGCGACATCGAGTCGTGGGAGTGGGACGTGCTGTCCGCGCTCCGGCGGGCCGGCGCACCGTTCCAGCTGAGCCCGAAGCAGCTGCTTCAACAGACGCTCGTCTCCAGCGGCACGATGACCAACCGCATCGACCGGCTCGTCAGCCGGGGTTTCGTCCGCCGAGAGGCGGACCCGGGCGACCGACGCAGCGTGCTCGTCACGCTCACCGACGACGGACGCGTCCGCGTCGACGCCGCCATCACCCGACTCGTCGACATCGAGGCGGAGCTGCTCAGGGCCCTCTCCCGCGCGGATCGGGAGCGGCTGGCGGCCCTGCTGCGCAAGCTCAGTCTGAGTTTCGACAGCTGA